The Salvia miltiorrhiza cultivar Shanhuang (shh) chromosome 2, IMPLAD_Smil_shh, whole genome shotgun sequence DNA window CGCAGCATCTAGCGGTGATCCGACAGCGCACCCTCGGTGTTTGAGATGGACTTTCAGGGGTAAGCCCCGGCTTCACGGTCTGCGCGATCTATTCGAGGGACAGGTAATCAGTTATTTAAGATTTAGTGTTTCACCGTTACTGGTTTTACTTATGTTctaatatattatctttgttGCTTTCTAGGGTGGTGTCCTGCCCCTGGAGCCCGATGGTGACGATCTGTCGAATCACTACTTCATATCAGCGCTGACACCGGGCGAACTCTCGGTGAGCTTCAGGCCCCCCGACAACCCATTAGCTCGGGGTGTCCAATTTCCACAGCAGACCGGAGCCCGTGTTGTGGAGGAGCGCGGGGACGAGGAGGATGTACCTAGTCAACCTCGTATGACTCGCAGTCACAGTGTTCGGggccctgtgagggatgctcgaccccacgagccggctcgtcattcagtAGATCCGGGCAAGCGCCTAGCGCCGCATACTTCTTCATCGTCGAGCGGATCTCGGTCTGTATCCAGTCCCAGCGAGGGTGAGGTGGACCGTAAGTGGGTGAAGAAGACGATCCGTCAGGAGATTAAGAAGGCCTTCGGCAAATTCGTGGATAAACTGAAGGGCAAGGGTAAAAAGGATAGGTGCAAGAAGAGCAAACATTTCCCAGTGCCCGACTCCCCTAATGATGATGACCAGCGACGGTCCCCTGATGATTACCAGCCACGGTCTCCTCCACAGCGACGGTCTCCTCCACCCAGTGCTTCAGGGCCCGACGCTTCAGGGCCAAGTGTTTCACGTCCCTGCGACGACGACCCCTGCGATGAGGAACCACGCCATCCAGAGACCCAGGCCTACCCATCACGCCCTTCAGATTATGCCCATTCCCGCCCAGCAGAGACCCCGGATTACAACGAGCAGTGGCGGGCCATGAATCAGTCTGTTCAGGGCGACTACACACCGACAGCGCAGACTTTTGACTGGTCGACCCAGGTCTACCCTCATTGGTCTTCCCCATTCCTGAAGCCGCAGTATAGCACAGAGACCCCGATATTCTTTGCTGAACCgctcacttctattgcaccacaTGAGTGGGGACAGTCCAGTTCGGCAGGGCAGGCTCAGACGGAGGAGCCTGAGCCACAGGCAGAGCAGCCACAGGTACTGCTGCTGCAGCACCCAGAGCAGCCGCCGGCAGAGTAGCCGCCAGCAGAGCTCCCGCGTCGCAGTCAGAGGGTGAGGCGTCCGTCTAACTTTCAGAGATCGccttgggttaatagccaaatgCCACGTCCAGTGACACAAAACTGCAGTGACCATTATGAGAAGTGGATGGCTAGGTGTCGAGAGGGTAGGCGTGGTGAGATTTATGTCAAGGCAAGTGGTGGTTTGCGGGAGTACGACGACTTCGCGCGGGTGGATAATGTCAGCCAGGAATTCTCGACTGGGgtaaataatctattgattttAACATTGTTAAATTACTGTCTACTAACTTattgattttaactttgttgcAGGATATTGACTTGTATTTCTTGAGCTTGAGAAATAGACTTCGAGGTTTCCTGGATTTACTGGATGACGTAGATATGAATAACACAATCATAGTAGACACAGATTGGTTTGTAagtaaactttcattatttatatgttttcattggtgcggatataaattattaattacttattTGATCTGTAGATATACCTCAAGAAAGAGTGGGACGCTCTATTGGATAAGTGGGCAGGAAGTGAGTTCGGCCCCAAGGAGTTTCATGTATTGACTAGTACAGCAATGGCTGATGATTGGCAGCCTGCTATAGACTGGATCTGCCAAGTACGTGGAAAATCACTTAAGGGCCATGAACTTCCTCCTGATCATATAGGATGGATGGATGCCGCACAGGTTATCAGTTAAACAATTAATGTTACTTGTCATTTGTGATTTATCGTTGTTTCTTATCAATTTGTTGTGGTTTGTCATAGGTTCTCATGCCAGTCATAATTGGCCACCATTTTATCCTATGTCGGATTCGGTTAGGAGACGCCGTTTGCGAGGTCTATGACCCAGTATTCCACAAGCTAACACCTCGACAACAGAATGATCGAGTTGGTGATTTATTACCTTTACTGAGATTGTTGCCAGTTGTCCTTCAGGTGTCGAGGTGGCTAGATGACACATCCATTGATTCGACAGTGGCAAAGAGCAAGTGGCCACTTATGACGGCAGTGTTTGCTCCAGCGGAGGTTCAGTTTCACCAGCAGGACTCTGTCAGCTGCGGGCCTTTCGTCTGCATGTATGCTGAACGACTGATATCTGGCTCTCCATCCATTGAGTGGGGTAATAGCAACGTGGCGGCATATAGGGCCAAGATTGCTAGATCTATATTTTCGTTGTGTGAAACTTGGAATGCCCGTACCAGACGACTTGGTTTTGCATAGTTTTGTATATTGTTACATTAATGTGTGCTTCTATTTGGTTATTCGTGTAGCATTATTTCCAGTAAATCATTCCAGCTTagcgaataataagataattcaaACAATATCATTAACTGTTACAGCACACAAATACATCCCACTACTCCCTGGGCTCAGTCGCCCTGCCAGCGCACGTTCTCTTGCTGTGTCCTTCTTCATGGCAGATGCTGCACTTCTTTGGTTTACGACGCCTGATACTAGAAGACTCATCTGCTTGTGTGCTGCTGCCTTCACCACCACCTCGATGTCTACCTTCTTTTGGGCGCCCCGCTTGACCTTTTACAATCAGAGGTAATACAACCTGCTCAGCGATGTGCTCGGGAACCAACCACTGGCGTCTCGGCGGGAGATTATTAACTTCGCGTGAGTAAGTATCGATAAGAAAGTCATTCGTGTAGTACGAGTCTACATACTCCGCGATCGTATCACCGGCTTCactataaaaacaaacaaactccgATAGTAATCAATATAACGAACATTAGAACATATTTACATTTCAATGAACCCGACAGTAATCATTTCATGATCGTACCTTATTGCAGCGATTGAATGAGAACAGGGCAGTTGGTCTAGCTGAAATACTCGACATTCGCATTTTTTCTTCTCCAGATCCACCTTGAAGCTTCTGTCAGCAGTTTGCACCTTATACTTCATGCCACTCAACCTTTGTGCAGTGTATCGACGACTTTTTTGGACTTCAATAGCTACCCTTTTACCAGCCTCAGCAGTCAAGCCTTGCTCGATTTGTTGTGCAGCCCTTAGTCGCTCGCTGAACCATTTCTCAATAACAATTCTGATTGCCTCTAACATCGAGCATATAGGAAGTCTTCTTGCCCACAACAATCTGGAATTAAAAGCTTCAGCAGCATTTGATGTCATAAAACTGTAGCGTCGCACAGGCATAGGACATATCGAACGAGCCCACTTCTCCGGCCCAATCCCCATTAGTTTATCGTACGCAGCTCTCTTCATAAActtcagggcgttcatagcCCTATTGAAGTCGGACTTCTCGTACGCAAATGCAGCTTGTCGATACACCTCGACCACTGCCTTACCGTAATGCTTCAGGTTATTTTGCAAATGGTAGTAGCATAGGCCGTGGGTTGCATTTGGTAACTCATTCCTGATAGCATTGGCAATGGAGATATGCTGATCAGAGACAATCAAAAGTTCATTGGCTTGGCCATAAACACGTCGAATGCGTGACATGAAATAAGTCCACGATTCATCGTTTTCTTTCGGGCCAACACCATACGCGAGTGGGAACAAACTCTCGTTGCCGTCCTTCGTCactgcaacaaacaaaatacccctattcttgcccttcaagtgtgtgccatcgacgacaatcactggccgtaagctgaacatgaaaggggtagccgaagctgcaagagcaacaaataagtgtttgaatcggccATCATCGTCAACTTCCCACTCCACCATCGAACCGGGATTGGATTGTCTCAACATGTATAAGTACTTGGGCAGCATCTCGAAGGACTGATCATGTCGACCATAAACCATCTCAGTGGCTCGATTACGGGCTCGCAATGCAACATCGTACTTGATCTGTACGCCAAACTCACGTCGCAGCTCCAGCTGGATGGCCTTCGGCTTCAAGATCTCGCAATCGTCGTGTATCTTCTGTGCTAAATATGCTGCGACGACTTTTGCGGGGGCCTTTATTCGCGCTACGCGCCCTAGCTCACCGTCGCATGAGTGCTCATTGGTGAACTTATACACTCCCCAAATGGCTCCATCTTGTGACGATGCATGAAGCTTGAAGGGGCACGTATCTGAATGCTTGCATTTGAAGTAGACTCGTCTGCTGTCTGATTTGCTGACAGAAAATTCCTTGCcctgcttcatgttccacagaccgattgcaacgatcagatcatctttgctattgaaatacatattctttGACAACTCCCGAGGCAGTAGCTGATAATCTTCAATATCCACAAGTGCCGCTGCGGCGTCCAACGGGATAAccggaactaaccaattagttagttcaTCTGCTCCAGGAAC harbors:
- the LOC131008249 gene encoding uncharacterized protein LOC131008249; the protein is MASSSQANVPYLRRDTIDQTEVAISTYYRDSHFPELVETLNVVGEQCNSDLLGRFRASCFGHFTDWRPGPKSNKALHQIVSRQIESEENEMCFYLCGARVRFSPADYALVTGLNFGGSRFDATLQHDCSRVEAYRQFCGTRSMTIQSLIKRVCDLDRRVDDEDGSLYLRAVLVCVAHTLVLGLDTRVQPWLWALVDDLATFDRFPWGAYSYKMLCNYTHEIGTGEKYHFYGPSWALYVWALERVPGFGHMVAASSGDPTAHPRCLRWTFRGKPRLHGLRDLFEGQGGVLPLEPDGDDLSNHYFISALTPGELSVSFRPPDNPLARGVQFPQQTGARVVEERGDEEDVPSQPRMTRSHSVRGPVRDARPHEPARHSVDPGKRLAPHTSSSSSGSRSVSSPSEGEVDRKWVKKTIRQEIKKAFGKFVDKLKGKGKKDRCKKSKHFPVPDSPNDDDQRRSPDDYQPRSPPQRRSPPPSASGPDASGPSVSRPCDDDPCDEEPRHPETQAYPSRPSDYAHSRPAETPDYNEQWRAMNQSVQGDYTPTAQTFDWSTQVYPHWSSPFLKPQYSTETPIFFAEPLTSIAPHEWGQSSSAGQAQTEEPEPQAEQPQVLLLQHPEQPPAE
- the LOC131013224 gene encoding uncharacterized protein LOC131013224 — encoded protein: MNEYGRYFVVNYGGAFNGYEYIGGSSKNLHIFGDTMASTVYMINYLMMENSLSTNYSLYYLTKRLNGRVYSKNILADDNDLLQLLASQPHFPEIYVVEDDYSGGVYVPSFDLPQSSGYGGESSATFEGGDGLEAIQRYAYLDLSAGDSPAQQSVEPSVTWGNDQSTGWPSWDEPNTYQYDRPITDRCWGPADDQYTYEPQFVEDAGNVDEDYVPSSEAETDTSASEDLSEPENVRRAGIEYAGWQNLQIDEDDDEQVPGADELTNWLVPVIPLDAAAALVDIEDYQLLPRELSKNMYFNSKDDLIVAIGLWNMKQGKEFSVSKSDSRRVYFKCKHSDTCPFKLHASSQDGAIWGVYKFTNEHSCDGELGRVARIKAPAKVVAAYLAQKIHDDCEILKPKAIQLELRREFGVQIKYDVALRARNRATEMVYGRHDQSFEMLPKYLYMLRQSNPGSMVEWEVDDDGRFKHLFVALAASATPFMFSLRPVIVVDGTHLKGKNRGILFVAVTKDGNESLFPLAYGVGPKENDESWTYFMSRIRRVYGQANELLIVSDQHISIANAIRNELPNATHGLCYYHLQNNLKHYGKAVVEVYRQAAFAYEKSDFNRAMNALKFMKRAAYDKLMGIGPEKWARSICPMPVRRYSFMTSNAAEAFNSRLLWARRLPICSMLEAIRIVIEKWFSERLRAAQQIEQGLTAEAGKRVAIEVQKSRRYTAQRLSGMKYKVQTADRSFKVDLEKKKCECRVFQLDQLPCSHSIAAISEAGDTIAEYVDSYYTNDFLIDTYSREVNNLPPRRQWLVPEHIAEQVVLPLIVKGQAGRPKEGRHRGGGEGSSTQADESSSIRRRKPKKCSICHEEGHSKRTCAGRATEPRE